The following proteins are co-located in the Frigidibacter mobilis genome:
- a CDS encoding L,D-transpeptidase: MTLPMIARRSVLGGVAASAALAALPLRAATEAPPVIAPEFMPQEVRVRRDLPVGSITILSDKFFLYFIDRPGVAIRYGVAVGRAELKFRGMAEVARKVEWPSWRPTPEMIARSPGRYAKYADGMPGGPTNPLGARALYLYQNGHDTAIRIHGTTEPQSIGSAVSNGCIRMVNSHVIDLYNRVPIGTQVAVY; the protein is encoded by the coding sequence ATGACCTTGCCCATGATCGCCCGTCGCAGCGTGCTTGGCGGCGTTGCCGCCAGCGCCGCGCTTGCTGCCCTGCCGCTGCGCGCGGCAACCGAGGCACCTCCGGTGATCGCCCCCGAGTTCATGCCGCAGGAGGTACGGGTACGCCGCGACCTGCCGGTCGGGTCGATCACCATCCTGTCGGACAAGTTCTTTCTCTACTTCATCGACCGTCCCGGCGTGGCCATCCGCTATGGCGTGGCGGTGGGCCGGGCCGAGCTGAAGTTCCGCGGCATGGCCGAGGTGGCGCGCAAGGTGGAATGGCCGAGCTGGCGCCCGACGCCCGAGATGATCGCGCGCAGCCCGGGGCGTTACGCCAAATATGCCGACGGGATGCCGGGCGGGCCGACCAACCCGCTGGGCGCGCGGGCGCTGTACCTCTACCAGAACGGCCATGACACCGCGATCCGCATCCACGGCACGACAGAGCCGCAATCCATCGGCAGCGCCGTCTCGAACGGCTGCATCCGCATGGTGAATTCGCATGTGATCGACCTCTACAACCGGGTGCCGATCGGAACGCAGGTGGCAGTCTATTAA
- a CDS encoding YgaP family membrane protein → MTLDRAVLAFAGVMTLLSVLLTLWVSPLFVWFTVFIGLNLLQSAFTGFCPAAIIFRKLGVKTGCAFQ, encoded by the coding sequence ATGACCCTCGACCGTGCCGTGCTGGCCTTTGCCGGTGTGATGACCCTGCTGAGCGTGCTGCTGACGCTGTGGGTCTCGCCGCTATTCGTCTGGTTCACCGTGTTCATCGGGCTGAACCTGCTGCAATCGGCCTTCACCGGATTTTGTCCCGCGGCGATCATCTTCCGCAAGCTGGGCGTGAAGACCGGCTGCGCGTTCCAGTAA
- the urtA gene encoding urea ABC transporter substrate-binding protein, whose translation MTFKAKTMFKAGIASLLLSTAAIAQDDTIKVGVLHSLSGTMAISETTLKDVMLMLIDEQNKKGGINGKMLEAVVVDPASDWPLFAEKARELIEANGVDVVFGCWTSVSRKSVLPVFEELNSILFYPVQYEGEESQKNVFYTGAAPNQQAIPAVDYLMAEEGVERWVLAGTDYVYPRTTNKILEAYLIGKGVAPEDIMVNYTPFGHSDWQTIVSDIKTFGSAGKKTAVVSTINGDANVPFYKELGNQGVSAEDIPVVAFSVGEEELAGLDTAPLVGHLAAWNYFMSVDTPENAEFIEKWKTFIGDDKRVTNDPMEAHYIGFNMWVKAVEAAGTTDADAVIDALPGIEVPNLTGGTSVMLANHHITKPVLVGEIQDDGQFDVVWETDGLVEGDAWSDFLPESAVLTSDWVELKCGNYNTETKTCGGASN comes from the coding sequence ATGACCTTCAAGGCCAAGACGATGTTCAAGGCGGGCATTGCCTCGCTGCTGCTGTCCACCGCGGCCATCGCGCAGGATGACACCATCAAGGTGGGCGTCCTGCATTCGCTGTCGGGCACGATGGCGATCTCGGAGACCACGCTCAAGGACGTGATGCTGATGCTCATCGACGAGCAGAACAAGAAGGGCGGCATCAACGGCAAGATGCTGGAAGCCGTCGTCGTCGACCCGGCCTCCGACTGGCCGCTCTTCGCCGAAAAGGCGCGCGAGCTGATCGAGGCGAACGGCGTCGACGTGGTCTTCGGCTGCTGGACCTCGGTGTCGCGCAAATCCGTGCTGCCGGTCTTCGAGGAGCTGAACTCGATCCTGTTCTACCCGGTGCAGTACGAAGGCGAGGAAAGCCAGAAGAACGTCTTCTACACCGGCGCCGCCCCGAACCAGCAGGCGATCCCGGCGGTGGATTACCTGATGGCCGAGGAGGGCGTGGAACGCTGGGTGCTGGCCGGCACCGACTATGTCTACCCGCGCACCACCAACAAGATCCTTGAAGCCTATCTGATCGGCAAGGGCGTCGCCCCCGAAGACATCATGGTCAACTACACGCCCTTCGGCCATTCCGACTGGCAGACGATCGTGTCCGACATCAAGACCTTCGGCTCGGCCGGCAAGAAGACTGCCGTCGTCTCCACCATCAACGGCGATGCCAACGTGCCGTTCTACAAGGAGCTCGGCAACCAGGGCGTGTCCGCCGAAGACATCCCCGTCGTCGCCTTCTCGGTCGGCGAGGAAGAACTGGCCGGCCTCGATACCGCGCCGCTGGTCGGCCACCTGGCCGCCTGGAACTACTTCATGTCGGTCGACACCCCCGAGAATGCCGAGTTCATCGAGAAGTGGAAAACCTTCATCGGCGACGACAAGCGCGTGACCAATGACCCGATGGAAGCCCATTACATCGGCTTCAACATGTGGGTGAAGGCGGTCGAGGCGGCTGGCACCACCGATGCCGATGCCGTCATCGACGCGCTGCCCGGCATCGAGGTTCCCAACCTGACCGGCGGCACCTCGGTGATGCTGGCCAACCACCACATCACCAAGCCGGTCCTGGTCGGCGAGATCCAGGATGACGGCCAGTTCGACGTGGTCTGGGAAACCGACGGCCTTGTCGAGGGCGATGCCTGGTCGGACTTCCTGCCCGAAAGCGCCGTGCTCACCTCGGACTGGGTCGAGCTGAAATGCGGCAACTACAACACCGAGACAAAGACCTGCGGCGGCGCTTCCAACTGA
- the urtB gene encoding urea ABC transporter permease subunit UrtB has product MSFLRACLLALLLPLLAAPALAQTAEFDALVTSLPEGSYGERGAVVGAIALTGDPRAEAVLTALLDGTLGVIEATGQVVTLTPAPADALTGAAVEGPAAKIRVNNGLRRDIRAALGILTLADPDPAKRLAAADAAFRAPDAAQYDLLDAAFAREENPAVKSRLAEARAVAILAGDFSDADKREAIDIIADRGDADAQRILTPFAASADLEIAQAATAALTAIQQSRMLWGYAQNIWYGLSLGSVLLLAAIGLAITFGVMGVINMAHGELVMLGAYTTYAVQEAIRQNAPGLFDWSLLIAAPLAFLVAGAVGVAIERGIVRHLYGRALETLLATWGVSLILQQSVRSIFGPNNREVGNPSWMSGSFDVGQMTVTWNRLWILLFALAVFAVLLFVMKRTAVGLQMRAVTQNRPMAASMGIRTNWVDALTFGLGAGIAGLAGVALSQIDNVSPNLGQSYIVDSFMVVVFGGAGNIWGTLAGAFSLGIVNKFLEPYAGAVLAKIIVLVAIILFIQKRPRGLFAVKGRAVEG; this is encoded by the coding sequence ATGTCCTTTCTGCGCGCCTGTCTTCTGGCCCTGCTGCTGCCGCTGCTCGCCGCCCCTGCCTTGGCGCAGACGGCCGAATTTGACGCCCTCGTCACCAGCCTGCCCGAAGGCAGCTATGGCGAGCGCGGCGCCGTGGTCGGCGCCATCGCCCTTACCGGCGATCCGCGGGCCGAAGCGGTCCTGACCGCGCTTCTGGACGGTACCCTCGGTGTCATCGAGGCGACCGGCCAGGTCGTCACCCTGACCCCGGCCCCCGCCGATGCGCTGACCGGAGCCGCCGTGGAAGGGCCGGCCGCCAAGATCCGCGTCAACAACGGCCTGCGCCGCGACATCCGTGCCGCGCTGGGCATCCTCACCCTGGCGGACCCCGACCCCGCCAAGCGCCTCGCCGCCGCCGATGCCGCCTTCCGCGCCCCCGATGCCGCGCAATACGATCTGCTCGATGCCGCCTTCGCCCGCGAGGAGAACCCCGCCGTCAAATCCCGCCTGGCCGAGGCCCGCGCCGTCGCCATCCTGGCGGGTGACTTCTCCGATGCCGACAAGCGCGAGGCCATCGACATCATCGCGGATCGCGGCGATGCCGACGCGCAGCGCATCCTCACCCCCTTTGCCGCCTCGGCAGATCTCGAGATCGCCCAGGCCGCCACCGCCGCCCTCACTGCCATCCAGCAATCGCGGATGCTCTGGGGCTATGCGCAGAACATCTGGTATGGCCTGTCGCTCGGCTCGGTGCTGCTGCTGGCCGCCATCGGCCTTGCCATCACCTTCGGGGTGATGGGCGTCATCAACATGGCGCATGGCGAGCTGGTGATGCTGGGTGCCTACACCACCTATGCCGTGCAGGAAGCCATCCGCCAGAACGCGCCGGGCCTCTTCGACTGGTCTTTGCTGATCGCCGCCCCGCTGGCCTTTCTGGTCGCGGGCGCCGTCGGCGTCGCCATCGAGCGCGGCATCGTCCGCCACCTCTATGGCCGCGCGCTGGAAACGCTGCTGGCCACCTGGGGCGTCAGCCTGATCCTGCAGCAATCCGTCCGTTCCATCTTCGGGCCCAACAACCGCGAGGTCGGCAACCCCTCCTGGATGTCGGGCAGCTTCGATGTCGGGCAGATGACCGTCACCTGGAACCGGCTCTGGATCCTCTTGTTCGCCCTGGCCGTCTTCGCCGTGCTGCTCTTCGTGATGAAGCGCACCGCCGTCGGCCTGCAGATGCGCGCCGTGACGCAGAACCGCCCGATGGCGGCCAGCATGGGCATCCGCACCAACTGGGTCGATGCGCTGACCTTCGGCCTTGGCGCCGGCATCGCCGGGCTGGCGGGCGTCGCGCTCAGCCAGATCGACAATGTCAGCCCCAACCTTGGCCAAAGCTACATCGTCGACAGCTTCATGGTCGTGGTCTTCGGCGGCGCCGGCAATATCTGGGGCACGCTGGCGGGCGCCTTCAGCCTCGGCATCGTCAACAAGTTCCTTGAACCCTATGCCGGCGCGGTGCTGGCCAAGATCATCGTGCTGGTCGCCATCATCCTCTTCATCCAGAAACGCCCCCGCGGTCTCTTCGCCGTCAAGGGCCGCGCGGTGGAGGGCTGA
- the urtC gene encoding urea ABC transporter permease subunit UrtC, translating to MTSLIDRRMGIFLAGLFVLTVAVPVGNLAFEGKVVPSYIVSLLGKYLCYALLAVALDLVWGFCGILSLGHGAFFALGGYAMGMHLMREIGDRGVYANPNLPDFMVFLSWKELPWFWHGFDNFWFASLMVMLVPGALAFLFGWFAFRSRVTGVYLSIITQAMTYALQLAFFRNEMGFGGNNGLTDFKDVLGFPLQSDSTRAGLFVCTATALAAGLLIARAITTSKLGMILVCIRDAESRTRFMGYRVEGYKLFIFVVSAMMAGVAGALYTPQVGIINPGEFSPANSIEIVIWVALGGRGTLVGAALGAILVALAKTLFTGWFPEFWLFALGGLFILVTLFLPKGVLGLIEDTFARKKKPAPALQEAKA from the coding sequence ATGACCTCTTTGATCGACCGCCGCATGGGCATCTTCCTCGCGGGCCTCTTCGTGCTGACCGTCGCCGTCCCCGTCGGCAACCTCGCCTTCGAGGGCAAGGTGGTGCCCAGCTACATCGTCTCGCTTCTGGGCAAATACCTCTGCTACGCCCTCCTCGCCGTGGCGCTGGATCTGGTCTGGGGCTTCTGCGGCATCCTTTCGCTCGGTCACGGCGCCTTCTTCGCGCTGGGCGGCTACGCGATGGGCATGCACCTGATGCGCGAGATCGGCGACCGCGGCGTCTATGCCAACCCCAACCTGCCCGATTTCATGGTCTTCCTCAGCTGGAAGGAGCTGCCCTGGTTCTGGCACGGCTTCGACAATTTCTGGTTCGCCTCGCTGATGGTGATGCTGGTGCCCGGTGCGCTCGCCTTCCTGTTCGGCTGGTTCGCCTTCCGCAGCCGTGTCACCGGCGTGTACCTGTCGATCATCACCCAGGCGATGACCTACGCCCTGCAACTCGCGTTCTTCCGCAACGAGATGGGCTTTGGCGGCAATAACGGCCTGACAGATTTCAAGGACGTGCTGGGCTTCCCGCTGCAATCCGACAGCACCCGTGCCGGGCTGTTCGTCTGCACCGCGACTGCGCTGGCGGCGGGCCTGCTGATCGCCCGCGCCATCACCACATCCAAGCTGGGGATGATCCTCGTCTGCATCCGCGATGCCGAAAGCCGCACCCGGTTCATGGGCTACCGGGTCGAGGGCTACAAGCTGTTCATCTTCGTGGTCTCCGCCATGATGGCCGGGGTGGCCGGCGCGCTCTACACCCCGCAGGTCGGCATCATCAACCCCGGCGAGTTCAGCCCCGCCAACTCGATCGAGATCGTGATCTGGGTCGCGCTCGGCGGCCGCGGAACCCTTGTCGGCGCCGCCCTCGGTGCCATCCTCGTGGCGCTGGCGAAAACCCTCTTCACCGGCTGGTTCCCCGAATTCTGGCTCTTCGCCCTCGGCGGCCTCTTCATCCTCGTCACCCTGTTCCTGCCCAAGGGCGTACTCGGCCTGATCGAGGACACCTTCGCCCGCAAGAAGAAACCCGCCCCCGCATTGCAGGAGGCCAAGGCATGA